Proteins from a genomic interval of Bifidobacterium longum subsp. infantis ATCC 15697 = JCM 1222 = DSM 20088:
- a CDS encoding Maf family nucleotide pyrophosphatase — MSIPLILASKSKPRRDVLYSAGICPTIRVSHVDEPAALEAAAREEGVTVDDLSIKQRVMILAVAKAEAVHRAYRDVADTAAAATGDRVIAYPLKAKEIKDSEREAAGEDLREAAAGKPIDYSKAEIATTRDFSGIDMPTVTEPIATAIAGQPGLTEATVGPLILGCDSMFLLDGECYGKPHSEAVARERLKRMSGATGELWTGHCLIDFATGRTVRGASHAKVHFGEFTDADIERYIATGEPLEVAGSFTLEGFGGAFIDSIEGDPHGIIGLSLPLARHLAGELGITWTDLWNVGRGELEPESKASGNQHAGILPPVENVHQPGDGWVDCACGRKHWGANGASGILLARRDPVSGKVTHVVMQHRAAWSAEGGTWGIPGGATADGESPIEGALRESYEEANITPEDIEVVGSYCEDHGPWAYTTVFAFEKPGHTVEPKANDDESMEICWVPIDDVPNRKLLTAMKTDWPRFAARLDELACAGHR; from the coding sequence ATGTCCATTCCGCTAATTCTTGCTTCCAAGTCCAAGCCTCGCCGTGACGTGCTGTATTCGGCGGGTATCTGCCCCACAATTCGCGTCTCGCACGTGGATGAGCCTGCTGCGCTGGAAGCGGCCGCCCGTGAAGAAGGCGTCACCGTCGACGATCTGAGCATCAAGCAGCGCGTGATGATTCTGGCCGTGGCCAAGGCCGAGGCCGTTCATCGTGCGTATCGTGATGTGGCCGATACTGCCGCCGCCGCGACCGGTGACCGCGTGATCGCCTACCCGCTCAAGGCCAAGGAGATCAAGGATTCGGAACGCGAAGCTGCCGGCGAAGACCTGCGTGAAGCCGCCGCCGGCAAGCCTATTGACTATTCCAAGGCGGAAATCGCCACCACGCGCGACTTCTCCGGCATCGATATGCCGACCGTCACCGAACCCATCGCCACCGCTATTGCCGGACAGCCGGGACTGACCGAGGCGACAGTCGGCCCGCTGATTCTCGGCTGTGATTCGATGTTCCTCTTGGACGGCGAATGCTACGGCAAGCCGCACAGCGAAGCCGTGGCCCGAGAACGACTGAAGCGCATGAGCGGCGCGACCGGCGAACTGTGGACCGGCCACTGCCTGATCGATTTCGCGACCGGACGTACCGTGCGCGGCGCAAGCCACGCCAAAGTCCATTTCGGCGAATTCACCGATGCCGACATCGAACGGTACATTGCCACTGGCGAGCCGCTGGAAGTCGCCGGATCGTTCACGCTGGAAGGCTTCGGTGGTGCGTTCATCGACAGCATTGAGGGCGATCCGCACGGCATCATCGGCCTCAGCCTGCCGTTGGCCCGGCATCTGGCCGGCGAACTGGGCATCACGTGGACCGACCTGTGGAATGTCGGCCGTGGTGAACTGGAACCGGAAAGCAAGGCATCGGGCAACCAGCACGCTGGCATTCTGCCGCCGGTCGAAAACGTACACCAGCCCGGCGATGGCTGGGTGGACTGCGCCTGCGGCCGCAAGCATTGGGGCGCCAACGGTGCTTCCGGTATCCTGCTGGCTCGCCGCGACCCGGTGAGTGGCAAGGTGACCCACGTGGTCATGCAACATCGCGCCGCGTGGAGCGCCGAAGGCGGCACGTGGGGTATCCCCGGCGGTGCCACTGCGGACGGCGAATCGCCCATCGAGGGCGCGCTGCGCGAAAGCTATGAGGAAGCCAACATCACTCCCGAAGACATCGAGGTGGTCGGCTCCTACTGCGAGGACCACGGCCCGTGGGCCTACACCACCGTGTTTGCCTTCGAAAAGCCCGGCCACACCGTCGAGCCCAAGGCAAACGACGACGAAAGCATGGAAATCTGCTGGGTCCCGATTGACGACGTGCCCAACCGCAAGCTCCTCACCGCCATGAAGACCGACTGGCCCCGCTTCGCCGCCCGCCTGGACGAGCTGGCCTGTGCTGGACATCGGTAG
- the thrB gene encoding homoserine kinase, with amino-acid sequence MNPICNSVHVRVPATSANLGSGFDTVGLALDYYDELTFTLNDDPNDGIAHVIIHGEGADTLPRDETHLVVSTFRRACATFGLGRLGFTLEVTNNIPQARGMGSSAEAIVAGIAAAAAFAQTGDLNRPAIFDMAAQIEGHPDNVAPAVFGGLTVSWDFETAEGVGSVAVPGGEPLHGGFHAVNYPVDPSITAAVFVPDYELSTEKARQALPRELPYKDAVYNVSRVGLLPAAMNPVVLAQAAQQGKSGVAAAPAQDTDTCACADGTRESAFADELAAAQAQSNALLFTATQDKLHQPYRGALMPPSTELIALFRSKGYAAAVSGAGPCVLVLHYGNAREAIDQIASEQLASGHWRVLHLPINTAGVEIERR; translated from the coding sequence ATGAATCCAATCTGCAATAGCGTTCACGTGCGCGTGCCCGCCACGTCCGCCAACCTCGGCTCCGGCTTCGATACCGTGGGTCTGGCGCTCGACTACTATGACGAGCTCACTTTCACGCTCAACGACGACCCGAACGACGGCATTGCCCACGTGATCATCCACGGCGAGGGCGCCGACACCCTCCCACGCGACGAAACCCATCTCGTGGTCTCCACCTTCCGCCGTGCCTGTGCCACGTTCGGCCTCGGCCGACTCGGCTTCACGCTGGAAGTGACCAACAACATCCCTCAGGCTCGTGGCATGGGCTCTTCCGCCGAGGCCATCGTGGCCGGCATCGCCGCCGCCGCGGCCTTCGCCCAGACCGGTGACCTCAACCGTCCGGCCATCTTCGATATGGCCGCCCAGATTGAAGGACACCCGGACAATGTGGCCCCGGCTGTGTTCGGTGGCCTGACCGTCTCTTGGGACTTCGAAACCGCGGAAGGCGTCGGCTCGGTCGCCGTTCCTGGTGGTGAACCGCTGCACGGCGGATTCCACGCCGTCAACTACCCGGTGGACCCGTCCATCACCGCCGCCGTGTTCGTGCCCGACTATGAGCTGTCCACTGAGAAGGCCCGTCAGGCGCTGCCTAGGGAACTGCCATACAAGGACGCCGTCTACAACGTGTCTCGCGTGGGTCTGCTGCCCGCTGCGATGAATCCCGTGGTGCTGGCCCAGGCCGCCCAGCAGGGCAAGTCCGGCGTCGCCGCTGCCCCGGCTCAGGATACCGATACGTGCGCTTGCGCTGACGGAACCCGTGAATCGGCATTCGCCGACGAGCTTGCGGCCGCCCAGGCCCAGTCCAACGCGCTACTGTTCACCGCCACGCAGGACAAACTGCACCAGCCGTATCGCGGTGCCCTGATGCCGCCGTCCACCGAGCTCATTGCGCTCTTCCGCTCCAAGGGCTATGCCGCCGCAGTCTCCGGTGCCGGCCCCTGCGTGCTCGTGCTGCATTACGGCAACGCCCGCGAAGCCATCGACCAGATCGCATCGGAGCAGCTTGCTTCCGGCCATTGGCGTGTGCTTCACCTGCCCATCAACACCGCCGGCGTCGAAATCGAGCGTCGCTAA
- a CDS encoding FtsX-like permease family protein produces the protein MSTFALWRLFHRPGSRGSAGHTSVLAIIAFAAATTIFLTVLGGVHGFMWRASADHTIGCAINLDACKPGTAEIWKQRIANPHSLDQYATAYVVLAFFACLLLIVPFVALAGSAARLAASRRDARLASLRLAGATTGQVIRLTALDAAGQALVGALIGIAGYCVLIPLIMLLHFQNQTFTFEQLWVGPIALIITLVGVTVLALISSLVTLRRVAITPLGVTSRVATTLPSGWRVVVFAVIMVIAVLLFKNPMVLAQAGEVVMYGVIIGFMLLCFALVNLVGSWVVTARAKAKAKRPKDAATMIAMRRILDNPKRAWRNVSGIALAVFIAGITSICGFLGSAAVVGDPNDPSTVFIRDIGTGGILTLVFAAVLAAVSSGVMQAGSVYDQAGEYRMLVLEGTDVKTLNRARFIEVLTPLNIVVIVAGGCSMLLMAPLFAASMTEPATLASFFGGLVLCYALVSIGAFASNRVAASLNLADYRADD, from the coding sequence ATGAGCACTTTCGCATTGTGGCGATTGTTCCATCGCCCCGGCTCGCGTGGCAGTGCGGGTCATACTTCGGTGTTGGCCATCATTGCTTTTGCCGCAGCCACCACTATCTTTCTCACCGTTTTGGGCGGCGTGCATGGGTTCATGTGGCGCGCCTCCGCCGACCACACCATTGGATGCGCAATCAATCTCGACGCTTGCAAACCCGGAACAGCGGAAATCTGGAAGCAGCGTATCGCCAATCCCCACAGCCTGGATCAATACGCCACGGCATATGTCGTGCTGGCGTTCTTTGCCTGCCTGCTGCTGATTGTGCCGTTCGTGGCGCTTGCCGGTTCCGCCGCGCGATTGGCTGCGTCCCGTCGTGACGCTCGGCTCGCATCCCTGCGCTTGGCAGGCGCGACCACGGGGCAAGTTATTCGCCTTACGGCGCTTGATGCGGCTGGGCAGGCCTTGGTGGGGGCGCTGATTGGCATCGCGGGGTACTGCGTGTTGATCCCCCTAATCATGTTGCTGCATTTCCAGAATCAGACGTTTACGTTCGAGCAACTGTGGGTGGGGCCGATTGCCTTGATCATTACGCTTGTTGGCGTGACCGTGTTGGCGCTGATCTCTTCGCTGGTCACGCTTCGGCGCGTGGCCATCACGCCACTCGGCGTCACTTCACGCGTTGCGACTACGCTGCCGTCCGGCTGGCGTGTGGTGGTGTTCGCCGTCATCATGGTGATTGCCGTTCTTCTGTTCAAGAATCCGATGGTGCTGGCTCAGGCCGGTGAAGTAGTGATGTACGGCGTGATCATCGGCTTCATGCTGCTGTGCTTCGCGCTGGTGAACCTCGTGGGCTCCTGGGTGGTCACCGCTCGCGCCAAAGCCAAGGCCAAGCGGCCCAAGGATGCGGCCACGATGATTGCCATGCGCAGGATTCTCGACAATCCGAAGCGTGCGTGGCGCAATGTGTCCGGTATTGCGTTGGCCGTGTTCATCGCCGGCATCACGTCAATCTGTGGCTTCCTTGGCTCGGCCGCTGTGGTGGGCGACCCCAATGATCCATCCACCGTGTTCATTCGCGATATCGGCACGGGCGGCATCCTGACCCTCGTATTCGCCGCAGTGCTTGCGGCGGTCAGTTCCGGCGTGATGCAGGCTGGCAGCGTCTACGATCAAGCCGGCGAATACCGCATGCTGGTGCTGGAAGGCACTGATGTCAAGACCTTGAACCGTGCGCGATTCATCGAGGTACTCACCCCGCTCAACATCGTGGTGATCGTGGCCGGCGGCTGTTCCATGCTGCTTATGGCCCCTCTGTTCGCCGCTTCGATGACCGAACCGGCCACGCTGGCCAGCTTCTTCGGCGGGCTTGTGCTGTGCTATGCGCTGGTCTCCATCGGCGCGTTCGCGTCCAATCGGGTGGCGGCCAGCTTGAATCTGGCCGATTATCGGGCTGATGACTGA
- a CDS encoding LacI family DNA-binding transcriptional regulator — protein sequence MANDNPTHKLKVGDLAKIAGVSPSTVSKVINGRPGISDETRRQVEQVLREHGYSRPLVSTKLSPTIELVVEYIAHNGTMELIKYASHWAQQAGLAITVTQTNHGDATEDCFRGIIDRNPQGVIMQQMGGLTTQAKSLLKSRSIPVVIIDPIDTVDSDVMSVSIDNWTAGYQAGKHLLSLGHRRIAVIRGPANLQTSIARYSGFTVALQQAGVDLPESYIEQGDYFPAETSYEAACRLLELPDRPTAIFCCNDLSAVSTYRAAREHKIPLPKQLSVMGFDDIFPADQLMPSLTSVHQPFSEIAQRAVQMIIDNRNDNPGDMHVILPTSVVIRESTVPPQSSAR from the coding sequence ATGGCCAACGACAATCCCACGCATAAGCTCAAGGTCGGTGATCTGGCGAAGATCGCCGGTGTCTCCCCCTCGACCGTCTCCAAGGTGATCAACGGCCGGCCCGGCATCTCCGACGAGACGCGACGTCAGGTCGAACAGGTGCTGCGCGAGCATGGTTACTCGCGCCCGCTGGTGAGTACCAAGCTCTCCCCCACCATCGAACTCGTCGTCGAGTACATCGCGCACAACGGCACGATGGAACTCATCAAATATGCCTCGCACTGGGCGCAGCAGGCGGGCCTCGCCATCACGGTCACCCAGACCAACCATGGCGATGCCACGGAAGACTGTTTCCGCGGCATCATCGATAGGAATCCCCAAGGCGTGATTATGCAGCAGATGGGCGGTCTGACCACTCAAGCGAAGTCTTTGTTGAAATCACGCAGTATTCCCGTGGTCATCATCGACCCAATCGATACCGTCGATTCGGATGTGATGAGCGTGTCCATCGATAACTGGACCGCAGGATACCAGGCCGGCAAACACCTGCTGTCGCTCGGCCATCGACGCATCGCCGTCATCCGGGGGCCGGCGAACCTACAGACCAGCATCGCGCGCTATAGCGGATTCACCGTCGCTCTGCAACAGGCCGGGGTGGATCTGCCGGAGTCCTATATCGAACAGGGCGACTACTTTCCCGCCGAAACAAGCTATGAAGCAGCCTGCCGGCTGCTGGAACTCCCCGACCGACCCACCGCGATTTTCTGCTGCAACGACTTGTCGGCGGTAAGCACGTATCGCGCGGCACGTGAACATAAGATTCCGTTACCCAAACAGTTGTCCGTAATGGGGTTTGACGACATTTTCCCCGCTGATCAGCTCATGCCTTCCCTGACCAGCGTGCACCAGCCGTTCAGCGAAATCGCACAACGTGCCGTGCAGATGATCATCGACAACCGCAATGACAATCCGGGCGATATGCACGTCATCCTTCCCACCAGCGTCGTCATCCGGGAAAGTACCGTACCGCCTCAGTCATCAGCCCGATAA
- a CDS encoding enolase C-terminal domain-like protein yields MSTITQVKTYDFRFPTSQTLSGSDAMNPDPDYSSAYVEISTSADDGIKGVGFVFTIGRGNDVVCKAIESMSQVLIGRNTEELLDNMRIAWDLFVHDSQLRWLGPEKGVEHMAIGAVLSALWDIKAKRAGKPLWLLLGEMEPEELVSTLDFRYMTDALTPAEAVEILREGQKGKAERIKHLLEVGYPGYSTAPGWLGYSDEKMVALAKEETQVKGFKQIKLKVGQNIDDDLRRLAKAREAIGPDVRLAVDANQVWDVPTAIDWINKFHDFDLAWVEEPTSPDDVIGHATIARAINPIKVATGEQMQSRILYKQYLQANAFGIMQIDATRVAGPQEIVLEYLLAKKFNKPVCPHAGGVGLCEAVCHFAMFDYVAVSGTMDGRMIEYVDNQHEHFVHPTEIKDGNYVAPTAPGNGTEMTLETAEKYLYRG; encoded by the coding sequence ATGAGTACCATCACCCAAGTCAAGACGTATGACTTCCGATTCCCCACCTCTCAGACGCTGTCCGGTTCGGACGCGATGAACCCCGATCCCGACTACTCCTCCGCATACGTGGAGATCTCCACCAGCGCGGATGACGGTATCAAGGGCGTCGGCTTCGTGTTCACCATCGGCCGCGGCAACGATGTGGTTTGCAAGGCCATCGAATCGATGTCGCAGGTGCTGATTGGGCGCAACACCGAGGAACTGCTCGACAACATGCGCATTGCATGGGATCTGTTCGTGCATGATTCCCAATTGCGCTGGCTCGGCCCTGAGAAGGGCGTGGAGCATATGGCCATCGGCGCCGTGCTTTCCGCGCTGTGGGACATCAAGGCCAAGCGTGCCGGCAAGCCGTTGTGGCTGCTGTTGGGCGAGATGGAACCCGAGGAACTCGTCTCCACGCTCGACTTCCGCTACATGACCGACGCGCTCACGCCCGCCGAAGCCGTTGAGATTCTTCGGGAAGGGCAGAAGGGCAAGGCCGAGCGTATCAAGCACCTGCTCGAGGTCGGCTACCCCGGCTACTCCACCGCCCCCGGCTGGCTTGGCTACTCCGACGAGAAGATGGTCGCGCTCGCCAAGGAGGAGACGCAGGTCAAGGGATTCAAGCAGATCAAGCTCAAGGTCGGCCAGAACATCGACGACGATCTGCGTCGCCTGGCCAAGGCCCGCGAAGCCATCGGCCCCGACGTGCGTCTTGCCGTGGACGCCAACCAGGTGTGGGATGTTCCCACCGCCATCGACTGGATCAACAAGTTCCACGACTTCGATCTGGCTTGGGTGGAGGAGCCGACCAGCCCCGACGACGTGATCGGCCACGCCACCATCGCCCGCGCCATCAACCCCATCAAGGTGGCCACCGGCGAGCAGATGCAGAGCCGCATCCTGTACAAGCAGTATCTGCAGGCGAACGCCTTCGGCATCATGCAGATCGACGCCACCCGCGTGGCCGGTCCGCAGGAGATCGTGCTCGAATACCTGCTCGCGAAGAAGTTCAACAAGCCCGTCTGCCCGCACGCCGGCGGCGTGGGCCTGTGCGAGGCCGTATGCCACTTCGCGATGTTCGATTACGTGGCCGTGTCCGGCACGATGGACGGCCGCATGATCGAATACGTCGATAACCAGCATGAACATTTCGTCCACCCGACCGAGATCAAGGACGGCAACTACGTCGCTCCGACCGCTCCGGGCAACGGTACCGAAATGACGCTGGAGACGGCCGAGAAGTACCTGTATCGCGGCTGA
- a CDS encoding SDR family oxidoreductase: protein MDLHLEGKVIIITGGFKGIGKGITLQLAQEGAIPVVINRSDSALEEFKKDIEQYTTEYDVHLLDLNDTDKIAGIVEETYKKYGHIDGIVNNAGKNDNKDLETTTWREFEESIHGNLTHYYELVHAAVPYLKESHGAVVNISSKTALTGQGKTSAYAAAKGAILGLTREWAAALVKDRVRVNAIVVSECWTPLYADWIKTFGDEAAQKARLSVITDKIPLEHRMTTTEEIGNEAAFLLSDRSSHTTGQWVFVDGGYVHLDRALA, encoded by the coding sequence ATGGATCTGCATCTCGAAGGCAAAGTCATCATCATCACCGGCGGCTTCAAGGGCATTGGCAAAGGCATCACGCTGCAACTGGCCCAGGAAGGCGCGATCCCGGTGGTGATCAACCGCTCGGACAGCGCGCTCGAGGAGTTCAAGAAGGATATCGAGCAGTACACGACCGAATACGACGTGCATCTGCTTGATCTGAACGACACCGACAAGATCGCCGGCATCGTCGAGGAGACCTACAAGAAGTACGGCCATATCGACGGCATCGTGAACAACGCCGGCAAGAACGACAACAAGGATCTCGAAACCACCACCTGGCGCGAATTCGAGGAATCGATCCACGGCAACCTGACTCACTATTACGAGCTGGTCCACGCGGCCGTGCCGTATCTCAAGGAAAGCCATGGCGCCGTCGTGAACATCTCCTCGAAGACCGCGCTTACCGGCCAAGGCAAGACTAGCGCCTACGCGGCCGCCAAGGGCGCGATCCTGGGACTCACACGCGAATGGGCCGCCGCTCTCGTCAAGGACCGGGTGCGTGTCAACGCCATCGTTGTCTCCGAATGCTGGACCCCGCTGTACGCCGACTGGATCAAGACCTTCGGTGACGAGGCCGCACAGAAGGCGCGCCTGTCGGTGATCACCGACAAGATCCCGCTGGAGCACCGCATGACCACCACCGAAGAGATCGGTAATGAAGCGGCATTCCTGCTCTCCGACCGCTCCAGCCACACCACCGGCCAGTGGGTGTTCGTCGACGGCGGCTACGTCCACCTTGACCGTGCGCTCGCCTGA
- a CDS encoding MFS transporter: MASNTPTTTSKSTRGKSWIIAFALVTLLFFTWGLTMNLVSAIRDPFAVYLNLNSTESSLLQVAYFGAYFVMAIPATMVAKRFGYKGGMICGLIFFVIGSFLTIPATTSLSYGLFLLAMFVIALGAASLEANCNPYIIKLGDEKGESFRLNLAQSFNAVGSVVSPLILGMILGNTASAKPGDPGFEESKVAFMSQTRMFYIVIGVILAIVIAVFVIAKLPSPPGDEEEAAGGVAQDSSIGALVKKPWVVLGVIAEFVYVGLQTIGFSTFSTFAQQQWEGMSAGMAATFLAVLTLMYTIGRFVTTPFMAKFEPGKILGFYMIGATILMILTAMGLGKISVITFIALYFFMSIAYGTIFALALTHLKGAAAKTGSSLITMSIVGGAIIPLVYGAITDAAGMNVMLWATVPLFLFLVWYAFWGSKIGLKEA, encoded by the coding sequence ATGGCATCCAACACTCCGACGACGACGTCGAAGTCCACCAGGGGCAAGAGCTGGATCATCGCATTCGCTCTGGTCACGCTACTGTTCTTCACCTGGGGCCTGACGATGAACCTCGTCAGCGCCATCCGCGATCCGTTCGCCGTTTACCTCAACCTCAACAGCACCGAATCCTCGCTGCTGCAGGTCGCCTACTTCGGCGCCTACTTCGTAATGGCCATTCCGGCGACAATGGTCGCCAAGCGCTTCGGCTATAAGGGCGGTATGATCTGCGGCCTGATCTTCTTCGTGATCGGCTCGTTCCTGACCATACCCGCCACCACGTCTCTGAGCTACGGCCTATTCCTGCTCGCCATGTTCGTTATCGCGCTCGGCGCCGCCTCGCTCGAGGCGAACTGCAATCCCTATATCATCAAGCTCGGCGACGAGAAGGGCGAATCCTTCCGCCTGAACCTCGCACAGAGCTTCAATGCGGTCGGCTCGGTCGTCAGCCCGCTGATTCTTGGCATGATTCTCGGCAACACCGCCTCCGCCAAGCCCGGTGACCCCGGCTTCGAGGAGTCCAAGGTCGCCTTCATGAGCCAGACCCGTATGTTCTACATCGTCATCGGCGTGATTCTCGCAATCGTCATCGCCGTGTTCGTCATCGCCAAGCTCCCTTCGCCCCCGGGCGACGAGGAGGAAGCGGCCGGCGGCGTTGCTCAGGACAGCTCAATCGGCGCGCTCGTCAAGAAGCCGTGGGTCGTCCTCGGCGTCATCGCCGAGTTCGTGTACGTCGGTCTGCAGACCATCGGCTTCTCCACGTTCTCCACGTTCGCGCAGCAGCAGTGGGAGGGTATGAGCGCCGGCATGGCCGCCACGTTCCTCGCCGTCCTTACACTGATGTACACGATTGGCCGATTCGTCACCACCCCGTTCATGGCCAAGTTCGAGCCAGGCAAGATCCTCGGTTTCTACATGATCGGTGCCACGATCCTCATGATTCTCACCGCCATGGGATTGGGTAAGATATCGGTCATCACGTTTATCGCTCTGTACTTCTTCATGTCCATCGCCTACGGCACGATTTTCGCCCTCGCTCTGACTCATCTGAAGGGCGCCGCGGCCAAAACCGGCTCCAGTCTGATCACGATGTCTATCGTCGGCGGCGCGATTATCCCGCTCGTCTACGGTGCGATCACCGATGCGGCCGGCATGAACGTGATGCTCTGGGCGACCGTTCCGTTGTTCCTCTTCCTGGTTTGGTACGCATTCTGGGGTTCCAAGATCGGTCTGAAGGAGGCCTGA
- a CDS encoding homoserine dehydrogenase: MARNDETPIRVGLLGAGTVGSQTARLIVEQKDELSARIGRPIELTGVACRHPKATEAFPWIDQSIVTTDTMSVATNSDIVIELIGGTTAAREFVLAAIESGASVVTANKALLAKYGPEIYAAAEAKGVDIYFEAAVGGAIPFLRPLRESLVGDRVTSMLGIVNGTTNYILDEMTTKGLQFDDVLRDAQAKGYAEADPTGDIEGYDAANKAAIMATLGFHTSVTIDDVSVEGITKITADDIAAATAEHKVIKLLAVVENGEAGVSARVYPALIDENHPLASVHGSFNAVFVKADAADDLMFYGRGAGGAPTASAVVGDVVTEARHITAGCTGPAIPLYKNLPKAPITASKAAFAVRFLIHDKPGVLAAIAAEFAKNGVSINGVNQDLKPTMTDPGYDGEIQQLRVVTHLTDEETLRNTVKAVQALDFVTGDPSILRVLD; encoded by the coding sequence TTGGCTCGCAACGACGAAACCCCGATCCGCGTCGGCCTGCTCGGTGCCGGCACCGTCGGCTCCCAGACGGCGCGTCTGATCGTCGAGCAGAAGGACGAACTGTCCGCTCGCATCGGCCGTCCGATCGAACTCACCGGCGTCGCATGCCGCCATCCGAAGGCCACCGAGGCGTTCCCATGGATCGACCAGTCCATTGTCACCACCGACACCATGAGCGTGGCCACCAACTCGGACATCGTCATCGAACTCATCGGAGGCACCACCGCGGCCCGTGAATTCGTGCTGGCCGCCATCGAATCCGGTGCCTCCGTGGTCACCGCCAACAAGGCGTTGCTGGCCAAATACGGTCCCGAGATCTACGCCGCCGCTGAAGCCAAAGGCGTCGACATCTACTTCGAAGCCGCCGTGGGCGGCGCGATCCCGTTCCTGCGGCCGTTGCGCGAGTCCCTGGTCGGCGACAGGGTGACCAGCATGCTCGGCATCGTCAACGGCACCACCAACTACATCCTCGACGAGATGACCACCAAGGGTCTCCAGTTCGATGACGTCCTGAGGGACGCCCAGGCCAAAGGCTATGCCGAAGCCGACCCGACCGGCGACATCGAAGGCTACGATGCCGCCAACAAGGCCGCCATCATGGCCACCCTCGGCTTCCACACCTCCGTGACCATCGACGACGTGTCCGTTGAAGGCATCACCAAGATCACCGCCGACGATATCGCCGCAGCTACCGCCGAACACAAGGTCATCAAGCTGCTCGCCGTGGTCGAGAACGGCGAGGCTGGCGTTTCCGCCCGAGTCTACCCGGCCCTGATCGACGAGAACCACCCGCTGGCCTCCGTGCACGGCTCCTTCAACGCCGTGTTCGTCAAGGCCGATGCCGCCGACGACCTCATGTTCTACGGACGTGGTGCCGGTGGCGCTCCGACCGCCTCCGCCGTTGTGGGCGACGTGGTGACCGAAGCCCGTCACATCACCGCCGGCTGCACCGGCCCGGCCATCCCGCTGTACAAGAATTTGCCGAAGGCTCCGATTACCGCCTCCAAGGCTGCATTCGCCGTGCGCTTCCTGATTCACGACAAGCCGGGCGTGCTGGCCGCCATCGCCGCCGAGTTCGCCAAGAACGGCGTCTCCATCAACGGTGTGAACCAGGACTTGAAGCCCACCATGACCGACCCCGGCTACGACGGCGAGATCCAGCAGCTGCGCGTCGTGACCCACCTGACCGACGAGGAAACCCTGCGCAACACCGTCAAGGCCGTGCAGGCGCTCGACTTCGTCACCGGCGACCCGTCCATCCTGCGCGTGCTGGACTGA
- a CDS encoding ABC transporter ATP-binding protein → MNTAASQLQQTQPAPGPAAQPQQPQQFQQPASHTQQWSPVIEAHDLVMDYTASMARAQAGHGVTGVVPAGAGAGYAPAPANPAAQGTAGIPGAGQPNQPIQPGFVMPTMHTLALNHVNFVLGEGETVAVMGPSGSGKSTLLHALAGIIKPTAGTVIFRGADLSRMSDAERTKLRRNAFGFVFQSGQLLPELPAVENIALPMMLDGMPYRTATDTAILWLERMGLRALATHRPGEMSGGQMQRIAIARALAVKPAVVFADEPTGALDQATGREVMGILMAAARDNGSAVVVVTHDPNVASFCSRTVTMQDGQLGGVR, encoded by the coding sequence ATGAATACAGCAGCATCGCAATTGCAGCAGACTCAGCCGGCGCCGGGACCGGCGGCTCAGCCTCAGCAACCCCAACAGTTCCAGCAGCCGGCATCGCACACCCAGCAGTGGTCCCCGGTCATCGAGGCCCACGACCTGGTCATGGACTACACCGCCAGCATGGCCCGCGCGCAAGCCGGGCACGGCGTCACCGGTGTGGTTCCCGCCGGCGCAGGTGCCGGCTACGCACCGGCTCCCGCAAACCCCGCCGCCCAAGGCACCGCAGGAATACCCGGTGCTGGGCAACCGAATCAGCCCATCCAACCGGGCTTCGTCATGCCCACCATGCACACGCTTGCCTTGAACCACGTGAACTTTGTGCTGGGCGAGGGCGAGACGGTTGCAGTGATGGGCCCGTCCGGCTCCGGCAAATCCACTTTGCTGCACGCGCTCGCCGGCATCATTAAGCCGACCGCCGGCACCGTCATCTTCCGTGGTGCCGACCTGAGCCGCATGAGCGACGCCGAGCGCACCAAACTGCGCCGCAACGCCTTCGGCTTCGTCTTCCAATCCGGCCAGCTGCTGCCCGAACTGCCGGCGGTCGAAAACATCGCCCTGCCGATGATGCTTGACGGCATGCCCTACCGCACCGCCACCGACACGGCGATCCTGTGGCTGGAACGCATGGGATTGCGCGCGCTCGCCACGCACCGGCCGGGGGAGATGAGCGGCGGACAGATGCAGCGCATCGCCATCGCCCGTGCGCTCGCCGTCAAACCTGCCGTGGTCTTCGCCGACGAACCGACCGGTGCCCTCGATCAGGCCACCGGCCGCGAGGTCATGGGCATCCTCATGGCCGCCGCGCGGGACAACGGTTCCGCCGTGGTCGTCGTCACCCACGACCCCAACGTCGCTTCGTTCTGCTCGCGCACCGTGACCATGCAGGACGGCCAGCTGGGAGGCGTACGATGA